cactgaaacacaaacacacggcTGACTGCGTGTTTTTAGCCTGGGGTGGGCCGAAAAGCTCCTGACTGTATGAGGCAACAGTTCAGAGAAAAAATTCAAAGCGTCATTCCCGTTGCCAAGGTGACCGTTTCTGCGTCAGCTAAAAGATGgcatgtttttctctttttaaagcCCTGTACACCCACCGGAATGACTCAACACCTCTCCCCTCCTTCCTCTCTGCTCCTCAGCCTGCCTGGAGGACAACGACATGATTCATGGGGGGATAAGGGGGGCTCTGGTGTGGAAAGGAAAGGGGATGGGTGATTTACAGACAACAGCTGACTAACTGACAAACAACAAGGGGGTGGAGGGAAACAGACTCTGGTTGCTTCACTGGTGCTgctgtgtgagtgagtgtgcaAGCCCAGATCAGTTTGTATGAAGAACACTGATTCAGTGGATTCACCTTATACTGATACAGCCTGTTGcacttcatccaaaaacacacaaatttgTCACCATTTAGAAAAATCAGAAGTCTCTTGATATGAGTCTTACCTGCCGACGGGTCCCAGTGGGACTGCGATAGGGGGGCTGAGTCCCTGAGAAAGTGGACAGGGGCAGAGGAGGGACGGCAGGCTGACGAGGGGTGGAGAAATGAGTCGAGGAAGAACTTCCTGCAAGGGTAAAAAAAGATCCAAAATAAACATCCTGCCACTTTCACTGAAAAACAGAGGCAAACTTTCGACTATTGCACTGACTGAAAACAGATTAAATGTCTTTGTATTAAAAAGTAAGCCTGTCGTTTCTGcactgtttttataagttaactTGTTTTTAAGCAGTTTAACTTTTAATCCTATGCAGTTCATAGCTGTACATTAATTTTTAATTGTTGCCTTGATATTTGCTGATTCGTAGTTGGAAGATTTACAATGAAAAGGATGCTATTGTTTAACAAAAAGAAAAGATCAAATTATTTATGATTGCCAAGCAATAATCTATTTTAGCATATTGCTACTAaatgccagccagcgccagcgtttttcatgatttacacaaaagttttatgccttccagaaaatgtttctctttaaatatataaacatacaatataccaaataaaagaagagaccctctgctttcaaacaaaaaaaacagtttcatcctaccttcagtagttcttttgaaAATAGCTTTCGAATattgcaaaaacaccacattttgagcaaaaagcagagataattccatttttgtgacggacttttcatagagatcccattcagagcaatctttaaaacagacacggacatgcagccgcttgccatagggcaatacttccaggtttaaaaagttgccacctggtggataatagcggtattgcggaaagccggaaatactcgtcattggcagggaagcgttttctctgtcaatggcggcgaaagaggtAAACATAtccaaaattaatttattatataaacaacgtctaatggggcatacacaccaaacacgagttcaacaatttgcacgagtcgattacatacaaagtcaatgcaaagatggatcagacgcgtccttgcGCGGGGTGATTCGAATGACGCGAATAGGCTGGCGCGATTACCGcaaaaacacacgctattcgcctcaaacacgccttcgcgcaagttgaaaatattcaactcaagcgaaaaatttgcatgacacaaagttaaatcccgcgagtaatctagagcaagcaACGTGATGCTAGGCATTTGGTGTGTAGGTAGCATTAGGAGCTATCATACTCACAATGGTCATAGTTATGCACAATTCAAACCTACAATGTTTTGGTTACCTGttcaggggtctcatttataaaactgtgcataggatccttactaaaagtctacgtacgcacaaatgccaaaaatggcataccccaaaaaataataagacttataaaacaaagcaatgttccctttataaaaatcacagatcacatgcaagtgtgcgtacatgaatcttcctcagatcccaccctgcaagcccattctccaatcaagtttgtttttatagatcacaacctttgcgtagTAACTGGCGTACACAGGTTTCCAGACCCGTTTTGTgtgtacgcacgctttataaatgagaccccagatCTTTAACCACTGGGCTACATCACCCAACCCAACAcataaaaaagtttgagaaggTTTACCATAGCTACTGTGAAAGTCAGCGTACGGACTGGCAGTGCTTTCACCCGGACGTTGCTGTAAATGGCCACAGAAATGCTCTGGCATGGTGGCATAGCCCTCTTCACAGGATGCCTCTTTTGGGTCCAGAGAGACTTTGGCGCACTCAATGACAATGTCATGGGTCTCAAACTTCTTCCACctgttaacaaacaaaaaagcaaaataaaaatggGGCTGTTATTAAGtgctaatatttatttatggttGTCATTTCCTGACATGGTTTATGAAGTCTCACCTGCTGGGATCCAACTCATGGTCCTTGGTTCCGGTTACTAGCTCTGGGTGTATTCTTACATGCTCCAGCATTGGCTAAAACAAAGACAATATACACACAtgattaactttatttttatcagcaaAAGTGGCATGTAAATAAATTATGTCATCAATAAAACATTAACCACCAGTATTGCATTAGTAGAACAgaagattttattgtttttttgtggttTGCGACCATATTTTACAGTTCAAAGACAGCTTACCTTGACCACCTCTTCAAAGGTGTCCATGTTCTCCTTCATGCTGTAATGAGAGCGAAGGTAGGACACAAAATTGCAGGGGTACATCCCATAAAGCCGATGGAAGAGTGCGTAGACGCTGGCGTGCAAGTGGATGAGATAAACCTCTGGCATGTGTCCTGATGAACAACACTAGTTAGTGTCTAGAGTTTTGTTAGAGCTTTAGAGACATAAAACTGATATTGGGGgtttaaatgaataataaatctGAGACAGCACACGgtcacattaaaggtgcagtgtgtaatttttaaaaggatctcttgacagaaatgcaaaataatatacaaaactatattatcaggggtgtataaagacctttttataatgacccgttatgtgtttattaccttagaatgagacgtttttatctacatacacacagagggtccccttatgtggaagtcgccattttgtgccgccatgtttctacagaagcccttaacggacaaacttttttgctAAGTTGTCTCAGTCAATGACGtttttttccggtggcggctaccgtagcttctctatgcatttcaaaagcgaggggtgagcagtggactgagctgttggttgcaattcgcaacctcaccactagatgccactaaaatttacacactgcacctttaaatgtgagGACCATTTCTGTTCAAACCTCTCACCCGGGCTTCTCAGGTTCCAGGAGGCCAGACGGCCAAACACATCGAAGAACTCATAAAGGTGCTGCTTGCCAGCTTGGGGAATCATGGGTAAAAGAGTGATAAGCACCAAGACCCCAGTAATCAAAACCACAacatctgtgtctgtctgtaaaacaaagaaaatcaaCATGTTTATACTATAGTATTAAACACCAACGACACATATGTGCGACACACAGGATAACATTTTATTGACTTACCTTGAGGCATTTGAGGAGAGATAGCAGCAGCGGATAGCGAGCGATCTTGTGGATCCAAGATGGCTGCTTACGAATGACGTGCCCCAGTAAAGTGAGCGTGGGCAAGCGACACTGGGCTTTACCCatgcattcattcattttatCAAAAAGGTGCTGAGTGGAGGAAAAAACAACAGCACAGTCATATTCAAATAAACCAGACAAACAACTGTTGACGAAATGTTTCGCTCTCATAGacgtttattaaatattaatgaatgAAAATGGAAATACTTAAAGATGCATTGACATGCTCTGATCATTTGGCCTGATGCGtacatatatataattttttatatgtagGTAGCATAAGTCTCGTCAGTTACCTTATCATGTGGCTCTCTCACTGAGGACAGGATGTGCACTGCCTGTGCGGAGTTAGTCTCCAGGAAATAATCCACCAAACCATTCAGTAGCACGGACCCTCGATCTGCAAAACATGAACCAACGTCAACACATCATAAGAAAATGCAGGGAGCTAGCAACAAGtcaaaaaagtaataattgGTCAATTAAACACAAAATCCGAACATTACTGTGGCTGCCTCTGTTTAATGTATAGGACAGTTCAATCCGACCTGTGTTGAGGTGTTCATTGATAAGGCCTTTGATCTCATCCAGCTGGCGGAGGTCAGAGGTCTCCAGTAGTGGGAGGAGATCCCCCACGTTCAGCTGCTCCCTGGACATGATGGTCTGGACAGCAGGGGAGAGACTGGTGGCGGGTGTCTCTAAAACGGACTAGGGTGCGGCTCTCAGACGTCACTCTCACGGCATCCAGCCTGGAGGTGTCCCTGGGCGGCCGTCGATCCCGTCTCCAGGCACCACTGCAAAAGACATTCACTCATCTGGAAACGCCTCTGTTGATGAAATGTTTATTAGTACATCATGTGGTTCCTGCCTTTCCTAAGTAAACCTTCCAATGTGGAGCGAGAAGAACGCTGCAGAGTGCTTGGAAATATTTACAGAATGATGacaccattataatcacatcaGCCGTAATCATGCGGGTTGCAGTTATTGCAATAGCGCAAGTAGCAAGCTAACAGTGGCACATTTCCCCATAACAGTCCATTCTCATGTTCACTATTAAGGCAAGTAACAGGCCAGACAGAGACAGAAGTCTTTCTTAGCATTGAACAAAATTGACCTGGCACTTTCAAACTTTCAAAGATTTCAGTCTCAACCTACTGTGCATCCTAACCAGCTTATGCTATCGAGTAACGTGAGTCACTAACATCTCATGTTGTGGACACACAGGCATGCAGATGAACAGCTGGTGGGGACCCTGTGTCCTTGCTGAAGACCGTTCCAGATATTAACCAAAGAAACAGATGTTATAAAACACTAAGCACAAGCATAACTTGAGAAGCATCTAGGGAAGGGTGACGTGATGTCAAGTTACTCCGCACGGCAGAAACAAAGAACTACATTGATTAATCATCATCATAACCCACAACCTAAGAGACTGCATAACACTCAGGAGAAAACAATATCTTCATCAAGTGCTGGATGACATCATCACAAACTAGGGTTGTGCCTGGCATAAGATGAGCTGTTAACAATACAAGTTATAAGTTCAATAAAATTGCCTTTATATTTTGCTGCTGCAAAGCAGGACTGCCTTCTGGGTCTTAAACCATTCTCTCAATCTGGCGTGAAATCTAAACATTAATTATAGAGATTAAACCCATCAAAGGATTTATCAGTAGACACTTATGTGAATTAGATTTACTAACTGTTAGGTAAATACTGTTAAATGCTTCATAAGCGTTTCTAGCataaatcattaataaaaaatacaataacacAGAAGAGCACGGCAAATATTTGCTTCTGTAGCTTTATTAGCATTGCGTTGGGAACCCAAAGATAACGAGTTCGATCCCCGGAACACATTGTGATACAAATGCATAGTTTATCatagttttttataaaagcGTTTGTCAAATGCGTAAATAAGCgtaatgcaaaatatacatATGCAGACCATGCACTGTCCGAAATTATAACCCGAGCATATTTGTGTAGATGTTTGTTATTAGCGTGTTTGTCTTGTGGTTTAGGCAGCGTGAACTGACAGCAGCTCTCTGTGTTGAAATGACCACTGGCGTAAACAGCTCGCGAGAACAATGGCCAGAATCTACGGGTGCTTCTCGAAAAAATGCGCCAGTCAAATTTAATATAAACCCGTGCATTTAAGCTTTCTCCGCTAACTCATTCAAATGCATGTAAAGATTTGATGAGATTAATTTCGGAACTGTATGAATCAATGAGGACTATTATTTCACTGACAGTCCCAGAGCCTCACCGACATGCTCagagcaaataaaaaattacgcCTGACAGACACGTTAAACACTGAGAAGCGATTAAATCTATTATTTCGACTGTCACTGCACATAATGTAAACATATCACTTTAATATGCAGCGTTTAATAAACCTGTTTACCTGTTAGAGCAACTGCACTCCACAGGGCGCCGCCATCTTGAACACCTCACAACCCCTCTCAGCGTGGTCACCATCCGCAACTGTGCAGGAGAAATAATCCCCGAGCGCTCAAAAACAAGCTTGTGTAATTTAACAGGACACTGACAAAAGACATGAATAACATCAACAGTTATTTACaataatactttttaaatattatgaATTGCAACGTGATTCATGTTTAAGCATGAAAGTTCTAAAGGAATTCTGCAGTTAGGCCCTGGATTGTTTTTCTGTATGGTGGAGGGATGCAGTGCGCTGTTATGCGGTTTTCGCGTGACTCAGGTGGTAAGCGCAAACGCTGAATCTCACCAGCAAAAGCAGATAAAGAAaatttaacaaatcaaaattcaGTTAAAACTGTATACTAAGTATTAGAGCAGGGGTACCTTAATAAGTAAATATCAAgcctatatattaaaaataaactataaaGTTAAAGAAACATATTCTGGAACGTTATGCTAAATAATTTCAATATACCCAAAAATTATGTAGTAGGCTATACTTTGTAATTAccatagtaaactgtagtaaatgcATAGATACTATAGTGTTTTTTAACCTTACcattgtaaatattaaacattactaCTAGTTTATCAATTAATTCTAGTAAAAAACTATAGAATACTATACATTACAAAGTGTAGCAATTGCTGTAATAAACTACATACTACAATtgattataatatattattttaaatatgggAAACATAATTTTTCCTCAAAGGGCAGTTCAGGATTTGATCGTTCaaaattattttctcttttttaagactcaagtaaaagtttaaaaaaagatatGTAGTAAATACCGTCTCTTTTGCTGGATTGGACACGCTTATCTTTTAGTGTAGGTTTATAGTTGTCAGTTACTTTACTTGCGCTATCAGTTATAACTGTGGTATATGTGTATTGTGCACTGGTCATACAATAATGATGAAcataaagtttatttattatttatttatttaaatacataaatacccTGACTTCGCCATTTGTTCCTGTTAGAGATGCAGAATATCAAGAGCATTGATTAATTTTGAGTTGTTTCTATTAGACTGTTTTGTTGTGCAGACCTCCCTCTAGTGGTGTATCATGGTAACACATCTATGCACATCTCTCAAATTTGTCTATTTTTTCAAATAccacatgtatattttacaacaTTCAATTACACGGAAATTGCTTTGTTTTACTTGCTGGCGAAAATTCTATATTAAAATCCTACCTACTACATTGCACTGTATCGTTTCGGTTGTGCAGCTGCACTGCGATTTTGTTAATGACATTTGTATCACCAATCTAACTCTACAGCTTTTGAAGTATAGTTAAGtatattgtaaacaaacaacaaaacatggtGTCTGAACCGGTGACTTTTACGTTATTAGTTCACGTCAATGGCCAAGCAACAACCTTAAATAAagctagcagaggatggtttcgatccatcgacctctgggttatgggcccagcacgcttccgctgcgccactctgctcaTACAGAGACACTGAAAGAAATATTGTACTGTTAGTTGTTTACGGAATACGGATTATTGATTTGCTATTGTGGACTGTAGTCAAAAACACATAATTAATGGTTGAATATGCCTAACACATATTTGACTCCTGAAATACATGGTCATTTGAACAAAGTTAAATTATATCTTTGAAAAAGTACAGCAGTAAAAGTACTTGATGATGATAACGCAGCTTGTGAAAAGAAAGAGCCACACGAAGTGTGCGTTGCAGTTCACTAGTATGCCACTTGGGGGCGTAAACACATTATTTAACCCACCAATGCTTTCGCAAACGCAAAATATGTGATCCCAGTtcaaaaattaaattaacaatgTGCAGGGTTACAACATCTTATACAATAAATATACATTGTCGCATTGACGCATATTAGCCTACATGAACATGTAGgactttttcaatgttttcGTAAGAACAAGGTAGTACCATAGCTTTTCATAATTATATATCTTATTTTAAAAGCCCGAGGCTGCATCTAAAATACAACAGTGCAAATAAAACTAAGTAAACATTCTGAGGTACCAACATTACAGGTTTGGTGTGTACTTCTGGGGGTTActtttaagagtgtagtttaACCCAGTTGTGTTAAACCCATTAGAGGTAAGTCAaatgatgaataataataaagatGAGTTGATTAAATACTCATATTcgtcattaaaacatttatcaGATTGCGCTGTTAACCAGTTGACTTAATACGGTCTCCACAGTGCTTGATGTATATGACATTTTCCCACATGAAAAACTGCACATATAGTTTTTACTAAAGTAAATTGTAGGAAACTGTAGTTTAACGTAGTATACTGTAGGAATATACTTTAGTGTATTATAGGCTAATTAGCAGCCtataatacaaaatactgtagtataacTATAGTAAACTGATATTCTGCAGTAAATACggtaaataaaataaggttTTAAAACACTATAGTATCTAGGAAGTTTACTAGGCTATAGTTTACTATAGTATACCACAGTATACTATAGACATGTGCagaacattttatatttttagcacattattatttacaatgATTCAAAGTATTTGTTTGAAAATTAGACATTACGTTAAGCCTATGGTAAATAGTGTATCTTAAAGGTGTTTGTAGGCAAACGTTGCACCTGTGCGCGGTCTCTCATTGGTTGAAAGCGCAGTCAGATTCCACCGCAGAATTATCGGATTGAAAATCAGGGAGGGGAGTTAAAAACGCAACGCAACAAACTCACAGCGATGCAGTGCTTATGTTTCTAAACAACGGATTTTACACATCACGACGTTTGCCTCCTCCACAAGAATAAACTTAAACAAGGATATTTCAAATTcaggtaaaactttttttatatagGCCTAAAcgaaattatttttaaaacacatattatTATTGTTGATATAAGCCtagattatattttaattattattattattattgttgtgtgTTGTTATTATATACTATATTAGAGCAAAGTTGTAACGAAATAACATCGTGAAACATCAGTGTCTATATGCAGGATTAATGTTGAAACAAATATGTCATTTTTTGAAATGATGGATAGTCTGTAATTATTTGAAGAGAAATGGCAATGttacaatatataaaaacagtttTGGCCTTAATTGTGGATAACGTAAGATTTCTGTATTAAATTGAgccatttgttttatttttattacgtTTAATTAAGTTTTGTCGTTGGCTATGTGCACATGTTTATACGTAGATCAAAacaaaaccatttaaaaaaacctttaaaaaacgTTGTTTCTTTACAGAATAATCATGCCACGATCGTTTTTGGTGAAAAGTAAAAAGTGTTCGTCCTACAATGTCCATCGACCCATCGACACCGAGCAAATcgaacaaaaaaaactttcgGACCCAGGACCCAAAACAAGTAAGTGCCATTTTCGTAAAAATTCCgaagatatatatatttttatttaaacttttattattattattattattattattattattattattattattattattattattattattatataacacTTCAACTAGTCTTTAAAATTCATCTGGATGTATTCAAAATGAAAGTTACATTTCACATGGTGTTCATGATTTTAAAAATCCACAGAAACATACAATAAACATATTGGCGTATATTTAATCTACAATAATTAAAATCCATGACTATACAAATCTCTAAATGTAATTAGTAGGGAAATGATTTGTTTAAATTGAATGCTTGGCGGATGTGCAGAGCACCTGTCAGATTGATGTTTACTGATGAGGGTTCAGCCTCGAGGCTCACTCACAGCCGCTCACGCGCCCTTGCGCCGCAGCTCCGTAAGCTTGTCAAACGGTTAGGGTGGATGTCACGGATATGCAAACTAGAGCCATTCAAACAAGAGACCAACATTCTCACATCATAACTGCTCACAGGTCATTACAGGGTTCATTTGAAACAAATATAATAGTGTAATTAAATAGAGGTGCTGCTAGGGGAAACAGATCATTCTTCTGCTTTGTACACACCTTTATTTAACTGAAATCAAATTATGTTTCTCCCTTATTATAAGTATTTTGCATGTTATTGTGATCAAGTTGTGATCATTTGATTGTTGTTGTGATTTCACATAACCTGCAATTTGTCACATATACTTTCAATTTTGTGATTTTCTTATCTTAGTCCCAGCATTAGTCTCGTCAGAAGCAAACGAGCCTAAATCCCCAGAGCAGCCCAAGTTAGAGCCCGTCACCCAGCTGTCACGCAAAGACCCGTATGACTTCATCAAGAGTGAGCAAGAACCCGATTGCCCGATACCATCTCACCCTGAGGTCACAATCCGTCGCCCTTACTTCATATCTGGTGAGTGCCCAGCATTCGGGTGACATCTTAAGCAGATTTCTCAAAATAAAGTTCTAATACATGTCTCCACTTCAACAGAGCCTAAACTGGCAGAATTCCCACCCTATTATAAGAGCTCTTACACTTGGGATCATGTTCCTTCTCCATATGACTTCAGACAGATGAGCTTCCCTCCGTCGCTCCTTCAGCACGCCAGCAGTTTGTATGGAGCTCACCTGAAGCAAAGCTCAGAGCTTCCACAGCCGCTGGACTGCAGCACACACTACTCACCGACATCCAACACCTACCACTGCATTACCTGTGACAAGGTATTCAAACATGAATGGCTTTCATGTTGAGGACAAACTTAATTATGACAAAATTTGACTTCTCATTTTCATATAAATGAATTGTTTTAGGGCAAAGAAATAGgccaaaactttaaaacctaAGTTTATACCTTAGATTGCTCTAGGTGGGTGTACCCCTATGCATGGATTTTCTCAAACTTCTTTATGAggtgcattattttttagattatcattatcaaaaattatcattaccgcaacatgatattacattatatatatgcatttaaaaactcatgtttcggtaatgagaactaaaaagttgtctaggtactatgacaaacttatactaaaacaaaaatatttttttagattatcattatcaaaaattatcattaccgcaacatgatattacattaaatatatgcattttaagactcatgtttcggtaatgagaactaaaaagttgtctaggtactatgacagaCTTAtactaaaacaaaataatttttttagatgatcattatcaaaaattatcattaccccaacatgatattacattaaatatatgcattttaagactcatgtttcggtaatgagaactaaaaacttgtctaggtactatgacaaacttacactaaaacaaaattatttttttagattatcattatcaaaaattatcattaccgcaacatgatattacattaaatatatgcatttaaaaactcatgtttcggaaatgagaactaaaaagttgtctaggtactatgacaaacttatactaaaacaaaattatgggatactttttaaaaacatacacaCAGTCCAAAGTATTTAAATATAGTCAACTTTCACTGGTCTGTGTATgcgttttaatgcagtttgtaTGAGGAATGCTGTCCACTTGTATTGTGTTTGGTCTCATACTGATTTCGGTCTTTCCTTCCAGGTGTTTTCCACCCCTCATGGACTTGAGGTTCACGTCAGACGTTCTCACAGTGGCACGCGTCCATTCGGCTGTAGTATCTGCAGAAAGAGCTTTGGTCATGCGGTTAGCTTAGAGCAACACATGAACGTCCACTCTCAGGAAAGAATAGATGAGTTTAACTGCTGAATTATGGGTAATGATCATGATTTAATGCTTTTTGACATCATACTGGAGTACAATGGcagaaatgtatatatatatatatttctttattttgccTTAAGGAAAGAAGTTTCGAGTGTAAGATGTGCGGGAAGACTTTCAAACGCTCCTCGACGTTGTCCACTCATCTTCTGATTCACTCGGATACACGGCCGTACCCCTGCCAGTACTGCGGCAAGAGATTTCACCAGAAATCTGATATGAAGAAACACACCTACATACACACAGGTGACACGCCATGTCCTTACTGTATGTCATGCTTGTGATAAAGAAGATCATGCTGAATAAATCCTCCAGTATTTTTTTGGAAATGCGTGCAAAGCGCTGATTCTATGTAAATCACAGAACATTTATATCTGCCGAAAAATCAACACTAAAGGTGCTTAAGTTGGCTTGCTTTCCAGGGTGTGTTCCCAAGAGCGGCACAGCTACAGATAAATCAAGAAAAAGATTAAACAAATGTTGTCTCGATTTGCATACCCGGTCTTCCTGCTTCGCCGATACACCTCTTGGAAAGTTCCCTTTGCATGCGTGCTGTAGCAAACAGCCACTCCTATATTGGAAAACAGA
This sequence is a window from Misgurnus anguillicaudatus chromosome 9, ASM2758022v2, whole genome shotgun sequence. Protein-coding genes within it:
- the gfi1b gene encoding zinc finger protein Gfi-1b; translation: MPRSFLVKSKKCSSYNVHRPIDTEQIEQKKLSDPGPKTIPALVSSEANEPKSPEQPKLEPVTQLSRKDPYDFIKSEQEPDCPIPSHPEVTIRRPYFISEPKLAEFPPYYKSSYTWDHVPSPYDFRQMSFPPSLLQHASSLYGAHLKQSSELPQPLDCSTHYSPTSNTYHCITCDKVFSTPHGLEVHVRRSHSGTRPFGCSICRKSFGHAVSLEQHMNVHSQERSFECKMCGKTFKRSSTLSTHLLIHSDTRPYPCQYCGKRFHQKSDMKKHTYIHTGEKPHKCQVCGKAFSQSSNLITHSRKHTGFKPFGCEICSKGFQRKVDLRRHHESQHSLK